A stretch of the Polluticoccus soli genome encodes the following:
- a CDS encoding NUDIX hydrolase, translating to MPYTYEYPRFALGTDAVVIAKLGDGFKVLLIQRKNEPFKGMWSLPGGFVDIDETCDAAVHRELEEETGVRGVELRRIDVFDAVHRDPRDRVLSVAYVGVVPKELEVKGQDDAADARWFDVTALPKLGFDHSEIIQRALSMVSK from the coding sequence ATGCCATACACCTACGAATATCCCCGATTTGCACTTGGTACAGACGCCGTGGTTATTGCAAAACTCGGAGATGGTTTTAAAGTGCTTTTGATACAGCGGAAAAATGAACCTTTTAAGGGGATGTGGTCCTTGCCCGGCGGGTTTGTGGATATAGACGAAACCTGCGATGCAGCAGTGCACCGCGAGCTGGAAGAAGAAACAGGCGTGCGTGGTGTAGAACTACGGCGGATAGACGTATTCGACGCCGTGCACCGCGATCCCCGCGACAGGGTATTATCGGTAGCATATGTTGGTGTAGTGCCCAAAGAGTTGGAGGTAAAGGGACAGGACGATGCGGCAGATGCGAGGTGGTTTGATGTGACCGCATTGCCGAAGTTAGGTTTCGACCACAGCGAGATCATACAGCGGGCTTTATCGATGGTATCAAAATAG
- a CDS encoding S46 family peptidase produces the protein MKKILLSLVVAMGLLTARADEGMWIPHLIGKNYDEMVRLGLKLSKEDLYSINQASLKDAVVQFGGGCTGEIISPNGLLITNHHCGYGAIAGLSTVEKNYLDNGFWAYSYAEELPAKDVTALFLERIEDVTDEVNKATKKLKGEKLAKKMEEIRKKIEDRASENKKYTTQVKEYFNGNQYLLLVYKKYTDVRLVGTPPKSLGKFGGDTDNWMWPRHTADFSMFRVYANKDNNPAEYSKDNVPYRPKKYLPISIKGVKEGDYAMVFGYPGRTNRYEVSSGISMAINEVNPSIVKLRDKRLAIMRKHMDQDKAVYLKYTSSYASISNYWKYFIGQTEQLKRLNVVDEKIAKEKAFTDWAVKNKKSEYKNLTAQYNNLYGTYLPYAKHVTYYGEAFRAPALSRLAASLEPLYKELEKKSPNADTVKKHTDDLKKNYKAIVRTLDIPTDKDLFAAMTQMFYNDIPQAQHPSIYQSTIFKNYGSSASEKTYVDYTNYVYANTFLLDSNKLNAFIQQPTIEKLNSDPAFAYAYSFVKNYKDNYEAKVNDFNDKKKEFAKTYIKGLTEMNENALFYPDANSTMRITYGTVASYEPQDAVKYDYYTTMDGVMEKYKPGDDEFDLPSELIELYNKKDYGRYANANGELVTCFITTNDITGGNSGSPIINGSGEWIGIAFDGNWEAMSGDIAFDKKYKRTICTDSRFILFLIEKMGKAHNLLEEMDIRK, from the coding sequence ATGAAAAAAATTCTTTTATCGCTCGTTGTTGCAATGGGGCTGCTGACTGCCCGTGCCGATGAGGGTATGTGGATCCCCCACCTGATAGGGAAGAATTATGACGAAATGGTTCGTTTGGGGCTGAAACTGTCGAAAGAAGATCTTTATAGTATTAACCAGGCAAGCCTGAAAGATGCCGTTGTTCAATTTGGTGGCGGCTGCACTGGCGAGATCATATCGCCTAACGGCCTGCTGATCACCAACCACCACTGCGGCTATGGCGCAATTGCGGGTCTTAGCACTGTCGAAAAAAACTACTTGGACAATGGTTTCTGGGCATATAGCTATGCGGAAGAACTTCCTGCAAAAGACGTAACAGCCCTTTTCCTGGAGCGTATCGAAGACGTAACAGACGAAGTGAACAAGGCTACTAAAAAGCTGAAAGGCGAGAAGCTGGCTAAAAAAATGGAAGAGATCCGCAAAAAGATCGAAGACCGTGCTTCTGAGAACAAGAAATATACAACACAGGTAAAAGAATACTTTAACGGTAACCAATACCTGCTGCTGGTGTACAAAAAATACACTGATGTTCGCCTGGTAGGTACTCCGCCTAAATCGCTGGGTAAATTCGGCGGCGATACAGACAACTGGATGTGGCCTCGTCACACTGCAGATTTCTCTATGTTCCGCGTATACGCCAACAAAGACAACAATCCTGCGGAATATTCTAAAGACAACGTTCCTTACCGTCCTAAGAAATACCTGCCGATCTCTATTAAAGGCGTAAAAGAAGGCGACTATGCAATGGTCTTCGGTTACCCTGGCCGTACCAACCGCTACGAAGTATCGAGCGGCATCAGCATGGCCATCAATGAAGTGAACCCTTCTATCGTTAAGCTGCGCGACAAGCGCCTCGCTATTATGCGCAAGCACATGGACCAGGATAAAGCTGTTTACCTGAAGTACACTTCTTCTTACGCCAGCATCTCTAACTACTGGAAGTATTTCATTGGCCAGACAGAACAACTGAAGCGCCTGAACGTGGTTGATGAAAAGATCGCTAAAGAAAAAGCATTTACTGACTGGGCTGTTAAAAACAAGAAATCTGAGTACAAGAACCTTACTGCTCAATACAACAACCTGTACGGTACTTATTTGCCATACGCGAAGCACGTAACTTATTATGGCGAAGCGTTCCGTGCGCCTGCACTGAGCCGCCTGGCTGCGTCTTTGGAGCCGTTGTATAAAGAACTGGAAAAGAAAAGTCCTAACGCCGATACAGTTAAGAAGCATACCGACGATCTGAAGAAGAACTACAAGGCTATCGTTCGCACACTGGATATACCTACCGATAAGGACTTGTTTGCTGCAATGACGCAAATGTTCTACAACGACATCCCACAGGCGCAACATCCTTCGATCTACCAAAGCACTATCTTCAAAAACTATGGTAGCAGCGCCAGCGAGAAAACTTATGTTGACTATACAAACTATGTATATGCCAACACGTTCTTGCTGGATAGCAATAAGCTGAATGCTTTCATCCAACAGCCTACTATCGAAAAGCTGAATAGCGATCCGGCTTTTGCTTATGCTTACAGCTTTGTGAAGAACTACAAAGACAACTACGAGGCTAAAGTGAACGATTTCAACGACAAAAAGAAAGAGTTTGCTAAGACCTACATCAAAGGTCTGACGGAGATGAATGAGAACGCACTGTTTTACCCGGATGCTAACTCCACAATGCGTATCACTTACGGGACAGTTGCCAGCTACGAGCCACAGGATGCCGTTAAGTACGACTACTACACTACTATGGACGGTGTGATGGAGAAATACAAACCAGGCGATGATGAGTTCGATCTGCCTTCTGAATTGATTGAGCTGTATAACAAGAAAGATTATGGCCGCTACGCTAACGCAAATGGCGAACTGGTAACCTGCTTTATTACTACTAATGATATTACCGGTGGTAACTCGGGTAGTCCTATTATTAACGGTAGCGGTGAGTGGATCGGTATTGCCTTTGACGGTAACTGGGAAGCTATGAGCGGTGATATCGCGTTCGACAAAAAGTACAAGCGTACTATTTGCACTGATTCTCGTTTCATCCTCTTCCTGATCGAAAAGATGGGTAAAGCCCACAACCTGCTGGAAGAAATGGACATCAGGAAATAA
- the lptC gene encoding LPS export ABC transporter periplasmic protein LptC: MINPRALHSLFIVAGSVGILSIASCKNDPKEIDRLVTKHSPQEDRAEDVTILYSEHGHLKARLYAKEFIRNEVAKPPFTDMKKGLKVEFFDDSLKVESVLTARYARYYEKQENVLIRDSIVVVNKKGERLNTEELVWNQSIRKFYTEKFVRITTPTQVMYGDGLEANEDFSWYEIKNPKGIVQVNKSELPE, encoded by the coding sequence ATGATTAACCCCCGGGCCTTACATAGCCTTTTTATTGTTGCAGGATCGGTTGGTATTCTATCTATTGCTTCCTGTAAAAATGATCCTAAAGAGATCGACCGGCTGGTAACCAAGCATAGCCCGCAGGAGGATCGTGCCGAGGATGTGACGATACTATATAGCGAACATGGTCACTTGAAAGCACGCCTATACGCCAAAGAGTTTATACGCAACGAGGTAGCTAAGCCTCCGTTTACTGACATGAAAAAAGGGCTGAAAGTCGAATTCTTCGACGATAGCCTGAAGGTAGAGTCAGTGCTCACTGCGCGCTATGCCCGCTACTACGAAAAACAGGAGAACGTCCTGATCCGCGACAGTATAGTGGTAGTAAACAAAAAAGGCGAGCGCCTCAATACTGAAGAATTGGTCTGGAACCAAAGCATCCGCAAGTTTTACACGGAGAAGTTCGTTCGTATCACAACGCCTACGCAAGTGATGTATGGTGACGGACTGGAGGCCAATGAGGACTTCAGCTGGTACGAGATCAAAAATCCCAAAGGCATCGTACAGGTAAACAAGAGCGAACTGCCTGAATAA